One segment of Solanum lycopersicum chromosome 1, SLM_r2.1 DNA contains the following:
- the LOC543717 gene encoding uncharacterized protein LOC543717, with translation MGCGESKHAVATANATIPKNKRSLSSKSESRKGENIVKTENGEKMEEEKELIAPKMVAVEKEKEEEVVEPKNETIPVAVVETKKNENDEATTPVSVVEKENTTPVAVVEKKNENEEMAPVSVVEKKNAIDETIPVPAVEKKNENEETASPVSVVAVVEKKESVEEIKAEEKTEIIKPIEEVKEKAEEKEEVIAVSEATDAAKPETVKDDDKPETEEKPKEENATETSATTDSKTD, from the exons atgggTTGTGGGGAATCAAAGCACGCAGTTGCAACGGCGAATGCCACCATTCCTAAGAACAAGAGATCACTGAGTTCTAAATCTGAATCCAGAAAGGGTGAAAATATCGTAAAAACCGAAAATGGGGAAAAAATGGAGGAGGAGAAGGAGTTGATTGCACCGAAAATGGTGGCTgtggaaaaagagaaagaagaggaagTTGTAGAGCCCAAGAATGAAACGATCCCTGTTGCTGTCGTAGAGACgaagaagaatgaaaatgatgaagcaACAACCCCTGTTTCTGTGGTAGAGAAGGAGAATACAACTCCGGTTGCTGTTGTAGAGAAGAAGAACGAAAATGAGGAAATGGCCCCTGTTTCTGTTGTAGAGAAGAAAAATGCAATCGATGAAACAATTCCGGTTCCTGCCGTagagaagaagaatgaaaatgaggaAACAGCATCCCCTGTttctgttgttgctgttgtggAGAAGAAAGAATCTGTTGAAGAAATTAAAGCAGAAGAGAAAACTg AGATCATCAAGCCAATTgaagaagtaaaagagaaaGCGGAAGAGAAGGAAGAAGTTATCGCTGTTTCTGAGGCCACAGATGCTGCTAAACCAGAAACTGTCAAGGATGATGATAAACCAGAGACAGAGGAAAAGCCAAAAGAG GAAAATGCAACTGAAACATCAGCAACAACAGATTCAAAAACAGATTGA
- the LOC101246175 gene encoding lipase: MDGKNWLKVVIFLCLIAVSTGREFKVKAKNKHHAAIYNHTLATILVEYASAVYVSDLTELFAWTCSRCNGLTKGFQILELIVDVQRCLQAYVGVAQDLNAIVIAFRGTQESSLQNWIEDLYWKQLDISYPGMEDAMVHHGFYSAYHNTSLRPGVLTAVKSAKEFYGDIPIMVTGHSMGGAMAAFCGLDLTVHLGCQNVSVMTFGQPRIGNAAFVSYYRERVPNTIRVTNRHDIVPHLPPYYQYFPHKTYRHFPREVWLYDLGFGSLVYTVEKVCDNSGEDPSCSRSVKGNSVKDHVRYFGVKLSCDVSAGCRIVMGNGLASYHTTDNDGNIIFSRNISSVLRMNVESSEEGKSL; encoded by the exons ATGGACGGAAAAAATTGGTTAAAGGTGGTTATTTTTCTATGCTTAATTGCGGTTTCAACTGGTAGAG AATTCAAAGTGAAGGCCAAGAACAAGCATCATGCAGCTATCTACAACCACACCCTTGCCACCATATTGGTGGAATATGCTTCAGCA GTCTATGTGTCCGATTTGACAGAATTATTTGCCTGGACTTGCTCAAGATGTAATGGTTTAACCAAG GGATTTCAAATTCTAGAGCTCATTGTTGATGTGCAACGATGCCTTCAG GCATATGTAGGTGTGGCGCAGGATCTTAATGCCATTGTTATTGCATTCAGAGGCACTCAGGAAAGCAG CCTACAGAATTGGATTGAAGATCTATACTGGAAGCAGCTTGATATATCTTATCCAGGAATGGAAGATGCAATG GTGCATCATGGATTTTATTCTGCTTATCATAACACGTCATTGCGTCCAGGAGTGCTAACTGCTGTTAAAAGTGCGAAAGAGTTCTATGGAGATATTCCAATTATGGTGACTGGACACTCAATGGGAGGGGCTATGGCTGCTTTCTGTGGCCTGGATCTCACC GTGCATCTTGGATGCCAGAATGTTTCGGTTATGACATTTGGACAACCACGAATTGGTAATGCTGCATTTGTGTCCTACTACAGAGAACGGGTCCCCAATACAATTCGTGTTACAAATCGTCATGATATTGTGCCTCATTTGCCCCCTTACTATCAGTACTTCCCTCACAAAACTTATCGCCATTTCCCTAGAGAG GTCTGGCTTTATGATCTTGGCTTTGGAAGTTTAGTTTATACAGTTGAAAAGGTCTGCGATAATTCTGGGGAGGATCCTTCTTGCAGCAG GTCGGTGAAAGGCAACAGTGTTAAGGATCATGTGAGATATTTTGGTGTAAAATTATCATGTGATGTATCAGCGGGGTGCAGAATTGTGATGGGTAATGGTCTAGCATCGTATCACACAACAGACAACGATGGAAATATCATCTTCTCCAGAAATATATCTTCTGTTTTGAGAATGAATGTGGAGTCTAGTGAGGAAGGGAAATCATTATAG